The Pricia mediterranea genome includes a window with the following:
- a CDS encoding RagB/SusD family nutrient uptake outer membrane protein produces MKTRKISNVMVWFAALALLSCSDLEIEPTDSSFSSLSGGFTGVDPEASLGNLYNDVRGQIESEANLYTLQEVSSDEMLVPTRGTDWGDNGVFRTLHSHTWSPTHQTIKTVWNQQNQNIYNATAIIDDRSGASPQQIAEAKFIRAFSMFWMLDLYGQVPFRTPDEGPEVNPSVFTRTEALEFAIKDLNEAMPDLPAPSDFASLNGATKASARFLLAKLYLGKHIYTGSGTADSADMAKVISLVDELEADGFSLQEGYFELFTDQEDTETIWFTTSSVGNLIWNTLHYNQTVPDQSGGWNGFSTLAEFYDSFEGDPSINVPGSGQEERRGFVPTDGTNFGIGNGLLIGQQYDGNGNPYSDRTGNPLVFTKELPGLLGNNERTGVRVIKYNPANGAFANHKIVFRFSDAHLMKAEAMLRSGQDPTAMVNDLRVLRDASPLGTVTEADLLAERGRELYAEFWRRSDLIRFGQFTAPWEFKEVTGDDTKNLFPIPATALISNPNLTQNEGY; encoded by the coding sequence ATGAAAACTAGAAAAATAAGCAATGTAATGGTTTGGTTCGCAGCGCTGGCCTTGTTAAGTTGTTCAGACCTCGAGATTGAACCTACAGATTCTTCTTTTAGCTCGTTATCGGGCGGGTTTACAGGTGTAGACCCCGAGGCAAGCCTAGGTAACCTATATAATGATGTACGCGGACAAATTGAGAGCGAAGCGAATCTCTATACGCTACAAGAAGTAAGCTCAGATGAAATGTTGGTTCCGACAAGAGGTACCGATTGGGGTGACAATGGGGTGTTTCGCACATTGCACTCACATACATGGAGTCCGACCCACCAAACGATCAAGACGGTATGGAACCAGCAAAACCAGAACATTTACAACGCTACCGCAATCATTGATGATCGTAGTGGCGCATCTCCCCAACAAATAGCGGAAGCAAAATTTATTAGGGCCTTCAGTATGTTCTGGATGCTCGATTTGTACGGTCAAGTACCGTTTAGAACGCCCGATGAAGGGCCCGAGGTCAACCCCTCGGTCTTTACCAGGACGGAAGCATTGGAATTTGCCATTAAGGATTTGAACGAGGCCATGCCTGATCTTCCAGCGCCCAGCGACTTTGCGAGCCTAAATGGTGCTACCAAAGCTTCCGCCCGTTTTTTATTGGCCAAACTTTATCTTGGTAAACACATTTATACGGGCTCCGGAACAGCCGATTCCGCCGATATGGCTAAAGTAATAAGTCTAGTCGACGAATTAGAAGCGGATGGGTTTTCACTTCAGGAAGGCTATTTTGAACTTTTTACAGATCAAGAGGATACGGAGACGATTTGGTTTACCACTTCTAGCGTAGGAAACCTCATTTGGAATACCTTGCATTACAACCAAACTGTCCCCGATCAATCCGGTGGGTGGAACGGTTTCTCTACCTTGGCAGAATTCTATGATTCTTTCGAAGGTGACCCCAGCATTAACGTGCCTGGATCCGGTCAAGAAGAACGTCGCGGCTTTGTTCCTACCGACGGCACCAATTTCGGAATCGGAAACGGTCTTTTGATTGGTCAGCAATACGACGGTAACGGCAATCCATATAGCGATAGAACCGGAAATCCCCTAGTCTTCACCAAAGAACTGCCCGGCCTATTAGGAAACAACGAAAGAACAGGTGTTCGCGTAATTAAATATAATCCTGCGAATGGTGCGTTTGCCAATCATAAAATCGTGTTCAGATTTTCGGATGCCCATCTGATGAAGGCGGAAGCAATGTTACGTAGTGGACAGGATCCTACAGCAATGGTTAATGACCTAAGGGTTTTACGAGACGCCAGTCCCCTAGGTACAGTTACGGAAGCAGATCTTTTGGCCGAACGTGGGCGAGAGCTTTATGCAGAATTTTGGAGAAGAAGCGATTTAATCAGGTTCGGACAGTTTACGGCACCATGGGAGTTTAAAGAGGTTACGGGCGACGATACAAAAAATTTATTCCCGATACCGGCAACTGCTTTGATTTCAAACCCTAATTTGACTCAAAACGAAGGGTATTAA
- a CDS encoding SusC/RagA family TonB-linked outer membrane protein — protein sequence MKITWIRNLMVFGALLCLAFTQAQEVSGTVSDSMGPLPGASVVVKGTTQGAQTDFDGNYTLSDVPADATLVFSYIGYATQEVPVNGQSTIDVTLQEDAQALDEVVIIGYGQTTVKDATGAVAVVTAEDFNQGVISSPEQLIQGKTAGVQITQSSGEPGAGIDIRIRGTSSVRANNNPLFVVDGIPLSGEQTTASGGELGVGASSPTNPLNFLNPNDIESLSILKDASATAIYGSRGANGVVIITTKSGKTGKGKVEWTSNLSYSTPSNKFDLLSREEYLTALPDYGGNPSELDYGYDTDWQDIVLRDVASQDQNIAYSKNYGSGNVRASFGYQKQFGVVVGSAQERLTGRINISQRLFNDKLKLDGNVTFSRINDDRAAIGNNPGSQGDILGAAYFANPTWPARTSFTTGGSELNPLQLINYRKDVTHTNRFLGNISAEYSLTDELKAKISLGLDESGSKRNQAQSSLTTGLGNAPDRGEGALSELYTHGKLMDLTLTYNKAFDNSNLTALVGYSFQSYSRDGKDIRGLGYSTTDLNEMIRNLNTSKLFIENSLSGSYQQFLYNPDGTYVNRLFPEIVQGEEVASPGGVPVDAVTGNYFDTVDELQSFFGRVEYALADKYILTGTLRVDGSSRFGPDNQYGYFPSGAFAWKIDEENFVPEAISQLKLRIGYGITGNQDGLGYGRFLPRQRFAAPSIQQNLNINIPGTQFESFANPGLKWEETTQASVGLDFGIAENRLSGSVDFYHKVTNDLLLNQEAAQPSPQPFFYGNLDASVVNQGVEFALAYDIISTENAYWNLGFNVAYNDNEVRDFDGLIPTGDINGNGLTGAYAQLLADGRPLFSYYLREFGGFDANGISIYPNGDVQEFVGKSALPKVNLGINTSVNYKNWDLSAFLAGQYGFYLYNNTQNAYFTAGILGVGKNVTQDVLTNGESVANAPDVSTRFLEKGDFLRLQNLSLSYNFDMGDEGLFKTLRLSAIGQNLFVITDYSGIDPEVNTPNGLNDIPSLGIDYTAFPRPTTITIGISTSF from the coding sequence ATGAAGATTACATGGATTAGAAACCTGATGGTGTTCGGTGCTTTACTCTGCCTTGCATTCACTCAGGCCCAAGAGGTATCGGGAACGGTTTCCGATAGCATGGGCCCCCTACCGGGTGCCAGCGTAGTGGTCAAGGGAACGACCCAAGGGGCTCAGACCGACTTCGACGGCAACTATACCCTTAGTGATGTACCCGCCGATGCGACCCTTGTGTTCAGCTATATTGGCTATGCCACACAGGAAGTGCCCGTCAACGGGCAATCGACCATAGACGTTACTCTACAGGAAGACGCCCAGGCCTTGGACGAAGTGGTAATTATCGGTTACGGGCAGACGACGGTAAAGGATGCTACGGGTGCAGTTGCCGTAGTGACCGCCGAAGATTTCAACCAAGGGGTCATCTCCTCGCCGGAACAGTTAATCCAAGGAAAAACCGCAGGAGTACAAATTACGCAGTCCAGTGGAGAACCCGGTGCTGGTATCGATATACGTATCCGAGGTACGAGTTCTGTACGTGCCAATAACAATCCATTATTCGTTGTCGATGGTATTCCGCTTTCAGGCGAACAAACAACAGCCAGTGGTGGCGAATTGGGCGTTGGTGCAAGTTCACCGACCAACCCCTTGAATTTTTTGAATCCCAACGACATCGAAAGCCTAAGTATCTTGAAAGATGCGTCCGCTACGGCCATATATGGATCGCGAGGAGCCAATGGGGTAGTCATAATTACTACTAAAAGTGGAAAGACGGGAAAGGGAAAGGTGGAGTGGACGTCCAACCTAAGCTATTCTACACCTTCCAATAAATTCGACTTATTGAGCCGTGAAGAGTATCTGACCGCCTTACCTGATTATGGGGGCAATCCAAGCGAACTTGATTACGGTTACGATACGGATTGGCAAGATATCGTACTTCGCGATGTAGCGTCCCAGGACCAAAATATAGCGTACTCCAAAAACTATGGAAGCGGAAATGTCAGAGCTTCTTTCGGTTACCAGAAACAATTTGGAGTAGTTGTAGGTTCCGCCCAAGAACGCCTTACCGGTAGAATTAATATTTCACAGCGGCTATTTAACGACAAACTTAAATTAGATGGCAATGTAACTTTTTCCCGAATTAACGATGATAGGGCTGCCATAGGAAACAACCCCGGATCTCAGGGTGATATTTTGGGTGCCGCCTATTTCGCGAATCCGACATGGCCTGCCAGAACGTCCTTCACAACTGGGGGCAGTGAACTCAATCCGCTTCAGTTGATAAACTATAGGAAAGACGTTACCCATACAAATCGTTTTTTGGGCAACATATCTGCTGAGTACAGCCTTACCGATGAACTCAAAGCTAAGATCAGTCTGGGACTGGACGAATCGGGTTCTAAAAGAAATCAAGCACAGTCTTCACTTACCACAGGCCTTGGAAATGCACCTGATCGAGGTGAAGGCGCATTAAGTGAGCTCTATACACACGGTAAGTTGATGGATTTGACACTTACCTATAATAAGGCCTTTGATAATTCGAACTTGACCGCGTTGGTGGGGTATTCCTTTCAAAGTTATAGCAGGGATGGTAAGGATATCCGGGGACTCGGCTACAGTACGACCGATTTAAATGAAATGATCAGAAACTTAAATACCTCCAAGTTGTTCATTGAGAATAGCTTATCGGGTTCTTATCAGCAATTTCTCTATAATCCCGACGGCACCTATGTCAATAGATTATTTCCCGAAATTGTTCAGGGGGAAGAGGTAGCCAGTCCAGGCGGGGTCCCGGTAGATGCGGTAACAGGCAATTATTTTGATACTGTCGATGAGTTGCAATCTTTCTTTGGAAGGGTAGAATATGCACTGGCGGACAAATATATTTTAACGGGTACGCTCCGTGTAGATGGCTCATCCCGTTTTGGACCAGACAATCAATACGGATACTTTCCATCCGGCGCATTTGCCTGGAAAATTGACGAGGAAAACTTTGTTCCCGAAGCGATTTCGCAGCTTAAGCTTCGTATCGGCTACGGTATCACAGGAAATCAGGATGGACTTGGTTATGGTCGATTTTTACCAAGACAGCGTTTCGCGGCTCCAAGTATCCAGCAAAACTTGAACATCAACATACCGGGAACGCAGTTCGAATCCTTCGCCAATCCGGGATTAAAGTGGGAAGAAACAACCCAGGCATCGGTCGGTCTAGATTTTGGCATAGCGGAAAATAGACTATCGGGCAGTGTTGATTTTTATCATAAGGTTACCAATGACCTGCTTTTGAACCAAGAAGCAGCTCAACCTTCCCCGCAACCCTTCTTTTACGGGAACCTTGATGCCAGTGTTGTCAATCAGGGGGTCGAATTCGCATTGGCCTACGATATCATAAGTACTGAAAATGCATATTGGAACTTAGGTTTCAACGTTGCCTATAATGACAATGAGGTAAGGGATTTTGACGGCCTTATCCCAACAGGAGATATCAACGGTAATGGACTGACCGGAGCATATGCACAGCTATTGGCTGACGGAAGACCCCTGTTTTCATACTACCTTCGAGAATTTGGAGGTTTTGATGCCAACGGAATTTCAATCTATCCAAATGGCGATGTTCAAGAATTCGTGGGAAAAAGCGCTCTTCCGAAAGTTAATTTAGGTATTAATACCAGTGTTAATTATAAAAATTGGGACTTGAGTGCTTTTCTTGCCGGACAATATGGTTTCTATCTCTATAACAACACACAGAATGCCTATTTTACTGCAGGGATTTTAGGGGTTGGCAAGAATGTGACCCAAGATGTGTTGACCAATGGAGAATCCGTGGCGAATGCACCAGATGTGTCCACAAGATTTTTAGAGAAGGGCGATTTTTTGAGATTACAGAATCTTTCTTTATCTTATAATTTCGATATGGGCGATGAAGGTTTGTTCAAAACACTCAGGCTATCCGCAATCGGCCAGAATCTATTTGTAATCACCGATTATAGCGGCATCGACCCAGAGGTGAACACACCAAACGGGTTGAATGACATTCCGTCTTTGGGAATCGATTACACTGCGTTCCCAAGGCCCACTACCATAACCATAGGTATTAGCACATCATTTTAA
- the pgmB gene encoding beta-phosphoglucomutase yields the protein MDKSAFIFDLDGVIVDTAKYHYLAWKKLANGLGFEFTKEQNELFKGVSRKRCLEILLDIGNVDATQDQFDTWMVKKNEDYLSYIKDMDESEILPDVVQALDFLKDRQVPMAVGSASKNARPILEKVKLLSYFDAIVDGTDVTKAKPDPEVFLIASDRMGARPENCIVFEDAAAGIEAANVAGMTSIGMGNPENLPEADYNFRDFSEISEEFLKEITV from the coding sequence ATGGACAAGTCTGCATTTATTTTCGATCTCGACGGGGTCATCGTCGATACCGCAAAGTACCATTATCTGGCCTGGAAAAAGCTCGCCAACGGCCTCGGTTTCGAATTTACCAAAGAACAGAACGAGCTTTTTAAGGGGGTGAGCCGGAAGCGCTGTTTGGAAATCCTCTTGGATATCGGGAATGTGGATGCCACTCAAGATCAATTCGACACCTGGATGGTCAAAAAGAATGAGGATTACCTGTCCTATATTAAGGATATGGATGAATCGGAAATCCTGCCCGATGTGGTCCAAGCTTTGGATTTTCTGAAAGATAGACAGGTTCCGATGGCCGTCGGATCGGCCAGTAAAAATGCGAGACCCATTTTGGAAAAGGTAAAATTATTGTCGTATTTCGACGCTATCGTCGACGGGACCGACGTGACCAAGGCGAAACCAGATCCCGAAGTTTTTCTGATTGCCTCCGACAGGATGGGGGCAAGGCCTGAGAACTGTATTGTTTTCGAGGATGCCGCGGCGGGGATCGAAGCGGCAAATGTCGCCGGGATGACCAGTATTGGGATGGGGAATCCCGAAAACCTTCCGGAAGCCGACTATAATTTCAGGGATTTTTCCGAGATTAGCGAGGAATTCTTAAAAGAAATCACGGTGTAA
- a CDS encoding glycoside hydrolase family 65 protein: protein MRDYIQPDPWSIIEEGFDKDRVKASESIFSIGNGHMGQRANFEESYSGETFQGSYIAGVYYPDKTRVGWWKNGYPENFAKVLNAPNWIGIGVAVNGEILDLNSCKEVTDFRRELNMKEGWYSRSFDAVLPKDVVVHVKVVRFLSLDLDEVGAIRFEVTSIDADAEVVFRPYLDSGIRNEDSNWDDQFWETTEVASHISSEESQAFIESHTLKTNFKVCTFMESQLYLNGGQIDDKPSEEKKDLKVAHEYVQSVKKGETLALHKFGGYTVSRNHDASELVEAAKTALKKATEMGFDALLEQQKQVWAKIWETADIAIEGDVKAQQGIRFNIFQLNQTYLGKDSRLNIGPKGFTGEKYGGSTYWDTEAYCLPFYMATKSQEVARNLLKYRYYHLDKAIENAQKLGFVNGAALYPMVTMNGEESHNEWEITFEEIHRNGAIAFAIYNYVRYTGDYSYIPEMGLEVLIGISRFWHQRANFSEPKGQYVILGVTGPNEYENNVSNNWYTNYIAKWCIDYTLQQLENVKDGFPEDYDRIIGKTQLTGNVTDYWREVSENLYLPYSKKHQVYLQQDGFLDKELVNVEDLPAAQRPINQKWSWDRILRSPFIKQADVLQGFYFFEDHFSTEELERHFDFYEPFTVHESSLSPCVHAIQAAKLGRMDQAYRLYLRTSRLDLDDYNKEVEEGLHITSMAGTWMSIVEGFGGMRMVDDELSFTPRIPEQWTSYSFKVNFRNRILKVTVGKIETEFVFEGNEGMAIQVNGERVVLRPGKPERV from the coding sequence ATGCGAGATTATATACAGCCGGACCCTTGGTCCATTATAGAGGAAGGCTTTGACAAAGACCGGGTAAAAGCTTCTGAAAGTATTTTCAGTATCGGGAACGGTCATATGGGCCAACGAGCCAATTTTGAGGAGAGCTATTCGGGAGAAACCTTTCAGGGAAGTTATATCGCAGGCGTGTACTATCCCGATAAGACCCGAGTGGGCTGGTGGAAGAACGGATATCCGGAAAATTTCGCCAAGGTCTTGAACGCGCCCAACTGGATCGGTATCGGCGTGGCCGTAAACGGAGAAATCCTCGACCTGAACAGCTGTAAAGAGGTAACCGATTTTCGACGGGAACTGAATATGAAGGAAGGATGGTACAGCCGCTCCTTCGATGCGGTGTTGCCCAAAGATGTGGTCGTCCACGTAAAGGTTGTCCGGTTTTTGAGTCTGGACCTCGATGAGGTGGGCGCCATCCGGTTCGAAGTGACCTCGATCGACGCCGATGCCGAAGTCGTCTTCCGGCCTTATTTGGATAGCGGTATCCGCAATGAGGATTCGAACTGGGACGACCAATTCTGGGAAACCACGGAGGTTGCATCCCACATTTCATCCGAAGAAAGCCAAGCCTTTATCGAATCCCATACGCTAAAGACCAATTTCAAGGTCTGTACATTTATGGAATCGCAGTTGTACCTGAATGGGGGGCAAATAGACGATAAACCATCCGAAGAAAAAAAAGACCTGAAGGTGGCTCATGAATATGTGCAATCTGTCAAAAAGGGCGAAACCTTGGCCCTACATAAATTTGGTGGCTACACGGTTTCCCGCAACCACGATGCATCCGAACTAGTCGAAGCGGCGAAAACGGCCCTAAAAAAAGCAACGGAGATGGGTTTCGATGCCCTTTTGGAACAACAAAAGCAGGTCTGGGCCAAAATTTGGGAAACGGCCGATATTGCCATCGAGGGCGATGTGAAGGCACAGCAGGGCATCCGCTTTAATATCTTTCAGCTCAACCAGACCTATCTGGGCAAGGATTCTCGGCTGAACATCGGTCCCAAAGGCTTTACCGGCGAAAAGTACGGCGGCAGCACCTATTGGGATACCGAGGCCTACTGCCTTCCCTTTTATATGGCGACCAAGAGCCAAGAGGTGGCGCGAAACCTCTTAAAATATCGCTATTACCATCTCGACAAGGCCATCGAGAATGCCCAAAAACTCGGGTTTGTCAACGGTGCGGCCCTGTACCCAATGGTGACCATGAACGGCGAGGAAAGCCATAACGAATGGGAGATCACCTTTGAGGAAATCCATCGGAACGGGGCCATCGCCTTTGCGATCTACAACTATGTTCGATATACGGGCGATTACTCCTATATTCCTGAAATGGGACTGGAAGTGCTGATCGGTATCTCCCGATTTTGGCACCAACGCGCTAATTTTTCCGAACCCAAGGGCCAATATGTTATCTTGGGCGTTACCGGTCCCAATGAATACGAAAACAACGTCAGCAATAACTGGTACACCAATTACATTGCCAAGTGGTGCATCGATTATACCCTGCAACAATTGGAAAATGTGAAGGATGGTTTTCCGGAAGACTACGACCGGATTATCGGAAAAACCCAATTGACCGGTAACGTGACCGACTATTGGCGCGAGGTCTCGGAAAACCTGTACTTGCCCTATTCCAAAAAGCACCAGGTGTACCTGCAGCAGGATGGATTTTTGGATAAGGAACTGGTGAACGTTGAAGACCTTCCGGCGGCACAGCGGCCTATCAACCAAAAGTGGAGTTGGGACCGGATCCTGCGCTCCCCTTTTATCAAGCAGGCCGATGTCTTGCAGGGATTCTATTTTTTCGAAGACCATTTCAGCACCGAGGAACTAGAGCGGCATTTTGATTTCTACGAACCGTTCACCGTGCACGAATCCTCCCTTTCGCCTTGTGTTCACGCCATTCAGGCCGCCAAGCTCGGCCGAATGGATCAGGCGTACCGCTTGTACCTGCGCACCTCACGCCTAGATCTCGACGATTACAACAAAGAGGTCGAGGAGGGCCTGCACATCACCTCGATGGCCGGCACCTGGATGAGCATTGTCGAAGGCTTCGGCGGCATGCGGATGGTGGATGACGAGCTGTCGTTTACCCCTAGGATTCCCGAACAGTGGACCTCATATTCCTTTAAGGTCAATTTTAGGAACCGGATTCTTAAGGTGACGGTCGGAAAAATAGAAACTGAGTTTGTCTTTGAAGGAAACGAAGGGATGGCCATTCAGGTAAATGGCGAACGGGTGGTGCTACGACCGGGGAAACCCGAGCGGGTGTAG
- a CDS encoding alpha-amylase family glycosyl hydrolase: MNKKQVVYQVFTRLFGNTNATNKPWGTIEENGVGKFSDFSENALREIRDLGITYIWFTGVPHHAVIRDYTRFGISNDDPDVVKGRAGSPYAVKDYYNVNPDLADDPAQRLAEFRALIKRTHEAGLKLLIDIVPNHVARDYEGASTPEGHEPFGASDDRSVEYARNNNFYYIPGEAFRVPDWRNGYQPLGGEEHPLADGTFDEDPAKWTGNGAREAKPDFNDWYETVKINYGMRPDGTYDFDTLPDGFESEDYRTHYKFWKDKHLPDSWIKFKDIAIYWLEMGVDGFRYDMAEMVPVEFWSYMNSHIKIKNPDAFLLAEVYNPDEYRNYILRGKMDYLYDKVEMYDSLKHIMQGQGWTDHIPVVKRHTADIEHHLLHFLENHDEVRIASPAFVGDAEKGKPAMVVSATMTTASIMIYFGQEVGEPASENAGFGSPDRTSIFDYIGVPHHQRWVNDGQFDGGQLSDAEASLRDFYRRLLNFTRQSEALMGEYQDIHFYNKEHTEWYNHHVLSYVRWSDDERLIIVANFDANDRFGFELKLPSDIVQKWELSDGGQRLTDTLFGSEHILKVDGGRAEVRIDIDPLESFILKVH, translated from the coding sequence ATGAACAAAAAACAAGTAGTCTATCAGGTATTTACCCGACTCTTCGGCAACACGAATGCCACCAATAAACCTTGGGGCACCATCGAGGAAAATGGCGTTGGCAAATTCTCCGATTTTAGCGAAAACGCCTTGCGCGAAATCAGAGATCTCGGGATTACCTATATCTGGTTCACCGGGGTGCCGCACCATGCGGTAATCCGCGATTATACCCGGTTTGGAATTTCGAACGACGACCCCGATGTGGTAAAGGGCAGGGCGGGATCCCCTTATGCGGTAAAGGATTATTACAATGTAAATCCGGATTTGGCCGATGACCCCGCCCAGCGGCTAGCGGAATTTAGGGCTCTCATCAAGCGTACCCATGAAGCCGGACTCAAATTGCTGATCGACATCGTACCCAATCACGTCGCGCGCGATTATGAGGGGGCGTCCACTCCGGAGGGTCATGAACCCTTCGGGGCTTCCGATGATCGGTCGGTGGAATACGCACGAAACAATAATTTCTACTACATTCCCGGGGAAGCCTTTCGGGTGCCGGACTGGCGGAATGGATACCAGCCCCTGGGGGGCGAAGAGCATCCGCTTGCGGACGGAACGTTCGACGAAGACCCGGCAAAGTGGACGGGCAACGGTGCGCGCGAGGCGAAACCGGATTTCAATGACTGGTACGAGACCGTAAAGATCAATTACGGGATGCGTCCGGACGGTACGTACGATTTCGATACGTTGCCCGATGGTTTTGAGTCCGAGGATTACCGGACCCATTATAAATTTTGGAAGGATAAGCACTTGCCCGATTCCTGGATCAAGTTCAAGGATATCGCCATATACTGGCTCGAGATGGGGGTAGACGGTTTCCGTTACGACATGGCCGAGATGGTGCCGGTGGAATTTTGGAGCTATATGAATTCCCACATCAAAATTAAAAATCCGGATGCCTTTCTGTTGGCCGAAGTCTATAACCCCGATGAATACCGCAATTACATCCTAAGGGGGAAGATGGACTACCTCTACGATAAGGTCGAAATGTACGATTCCCTCAAACACATTATGCAGGGCCAGGGATGGACGGACCATATCCCCGTGGTAAAACGGCATACGGCGGATATCGAGCACCACCTGCTGCACTTTCTCGAAAACCACGACGAGGTGCGTATCGCGAGTCCCGCTTTCGTTGGTGACGCCGAAAAAGGGAAGCCCGCTATGGTGGTTTCGGCCACGATGACCACTGCATCGATAATGATTTATTTCGGACAGGAAGTCGGCGAGCCGGCCTCCGAAAATGCGGGTTTCGGGAGTCCCGACCGCACCTCCATCTTCGATTATATCGGGGTGCCGCACCATCAGCGCTGGGTCAACGACGGGCAGTTCGATGGCGGACAATTATCCGACGCGGAAGCATCCTTACGGGATTTCTACCGTCGTCTACTTAATTTTACGCGACAAAGCGAGGCCCTGATGGGCGAATACCAAGACATCCACTTTTATAACAAGGAGCATACGGAATGGTACAACCACCATGTGCTCTCATACGTTCGGTGGTCGGACGATGAACGACTGATCATCGTCGCCAACTTCGATGCCAACGACCGCTTTGGCTTCGAGCTGAAACTTCCATCGGATATAGTTCAAAAATGGGAATTATCCGACGGCGGACAGCGGTTGACCGATACGCTATTTGGTAGCGAACACATTTTAAAGGTCGACGGGGGAAGGGCCGAGGTCCGAATCGATATCGATCCGTTGGAATCGTTTATTCTTAAAGTCCATTAA
- a CDS encoding NAD(P)/FAD-dependent oxidoreductase, with protein sequence MFDVIIIGGGAAGFYCAIHIAEACPDLKVAILERGKEVLGKVKVSGGGRCNVTHAEFDPRELTKNYPRGEKELLGPFHTYCSGDTMAFFEKRGISLKIESDGRMFPVSDSSQTIIDCFLNEADRLGVQVLRHSAVTDVRRCDGGGPAWEITSIKNTYRARKIVVATGSNPKIWKMMEKLGHRIEPAVPSLFTFNIKDDRIAGIQGISTHAVVEVLEPRLLQPKVTIKLQSKKKEKPLMSAEGPLLITHWGMSGPAILKLSAWGAQLLNELDYRFRIRINWLPEYHTEGVLTLLMHIKEVEAKKTVLRTKAVDIPRRLWTGLVKASGIALSEKWADVSKLKLEYLAQQLTQCEFQVNGKSTFKEEFVTAGGIDLKEIDFRTFKSRILPDLYFAGEVINVDAITGGFNFQNAWTGGYVAAQAIAGGDSR encoded by the coding sequence ATGTTCGATGTAATCATCATAGGTGGGGGAGCGGCGGGATTTTACTGTGCCATTCATATTGCGGAGGCGTGTCCAGACCTAAAAGTCGCCATTTTAGAACGCGGAAAAGAGGTGCTCGGCAAGGTGAAGGTGTCCGGTGGGGGCCGGTGTAACGTAACCCATGCGGAATTCGACCCCCGTGAACTGACCAAAAACTATCCCCGCGGCGAAAAAGAACTATTGGGGCCATTCCACACCTATTGTAGCGGCGATACGATGGCATTTTTCGAGAAAAGGGGCATCTCCCTGAAAATCGAATCCGATGGGCGTATGTTCCCTGTTTCCGATTCCTCCCAGACCATCATCGACTGTTTTTTAAACGAGGCCGATCGCCTGGGCGTACAGGTGCTCCGGCATAGTGCGGTTACGGATGTCCGCCGTTGCGATGGAGGTGGACCGGCCTGGGAAATCACCTCCATCAAGAACACCTACCGGGCGCGAAAGATAGTGGTCGCCACGGGCAGCAATCCCAAAATCTGGAAAATGATGGAAAAACTCGGGCATCGTATCGAACCTGCCGTTCCCTCACTGTTTACCTTTAACATAAAGGACGACCGCATTGCAGGAATACAGGGGATCAGCACCCATGCGGTGGTCGAGGTGCTCGAACCGCGTCTGTTGCAGCCTAAAGTGACGATAAAATTACAGAGTAAAAAGAAGGAAAAACCCCTGATGAGTGCCGAGGGGCCCTTGCTGATCACCCACTGGGGAATGAGCGGTCCGGCCATTTTAAAGCTGTCCGCCTGGGGTGCCCAGTTGTTGAACGAATTGGACTACCGGTTTCGGATTCGTATCAATTGGTTGCCGGAGTACCATACGGAGGGGGTACTCACACTTTTGATGCACATCAAAGAGGTAGAGGCCAAAAAGACCGTGTTGCGGACCAAGGCTGTCGATATTCCACGCAGGTTGTGGACGGGCCTGGTCAAGGCATCCGGCATCGCCTTGAGCGAAAAATGGGCCGATGTGTCCAAGTTGAAACTGGAATATCTTGCCCAGCAGCTGACGCAATGCGAATTTCAGGTTAACGGTAAAAGTACATTTAAGGAGGAATTCGTCACGGCAGGTGGCATAGACCTCAAGGAAATCGATTTTAGGACTTTCAAAAGTAGAATTTTGCCGGATCTGTACTTCGCCGGGGAGGTAATCAATGTGGACGCTATTACCGGCGGCTTCAATTTTCAGAATGCTTGGACCGGGGGGTATGTTGCGGCGCAGGCCATCGCGGGGGGCGATAGTCGTTAG